Genomic segment of Leptospira perdikensis:
CCTTTGTTAGGTTTTTAGATTGGAGTTCCCAAGGTTCTTTATCTGCCGTTTTTAAGTTTTTGAAAATAAAATAGATAGAACCCAAAATACAAAGTACAATGACAACGGATGCTGTGATGGTATTTAATTCTTTTTCTGTTTTTAATAACACATGTCCAATTCCCAGTACTACGAGTGGCAAAAGTATGAGCAGAGCCGATGTGTACCAAGTTTTGAATAAAAACCCAATGGAGTTTGGTCCAAAAAAATCTGTATAAGAAAAATAGAATAAAGAGAGAATAAAAAATCCAAGATACCCTAATAAAAATAGAAAAGGTACGTTTTTCTTTTTATAAAACACTGATGTTTTTTGTGCAGCCTTACGAGATCCACGAATGCCAGTGAAAATCACAAAGAATGTAAATCCAAGATAGAACATGATAAAACTAGAGAAAAAAGCAAAAGCGGTAAATGTAGGAAAGATGAGAAGGTCTGTCATCTTTTCCAATCGGAAAGTTAAAAACACCAATAGTAAAAATACAAGACAAAGTGTTTCTGTGAAATAGGAAGTTGGGAACCCATAGGAGAATGGGAGAAATGCCGCCAGATAAACCAAAAGGTAATGGTTTCGTTTCCACTCTTCTGACCTAAGGAGTAGCATAAACAAATGTAAGAATAAACTATAGAAAAGTCCGGCTAACACTAGGAAGGAAGGGATATAATTGGTTCCAAAAAGTTTCTTCCACGCCACAACAAACCAGATGGCCAGTGGTTCCCGAGCAGAAAGGAGCCCCCCTTCTTCCACAGCTGCCTTAATATTCGCCAAAAATTCCCATTCGGTTTCTGTCGTAGGAAAAGGTCTAAAATAAGAGAACAGAGCAAAGCCCAAACTTAAGAGTAAGATGCTAAAAATGAAAGGAAGTGGTGAAAAAGGTTTTGGGTCGCGCATCTTGGAAAAGGCTCAAATTGCCTAGTCCTGTATAAATTTTTAGGTGAAAATATTCCAGAAGATTTTCAATTATACATAGAATTTATAAAACGAGGCAAAGAATGTCCGCCGAAAAAAAAGAATACCTTCTCGTGGACGAGAATGGACAGGGAAAACCTGACAAACCATGGATTTTTAGGACTTATGCAGGGCATACCAATGCAAAAGCCTCCAATGAGTTGTACAGAAAGAACCTCTCTAAAGGCCAAACAGGGCTTTCCATTGCTTTTGATCTTCCTACTCAGTGTGGATACAGTTCAGACCATGAGGTATCACGCCCAGAAATCGGAAAGGTGGGTGTTCCCATCAACTCACTCGAAGACTTTCGCATTTTATTCGACCAAATCCCGATCGAAGAGATGAACACATCCATGACCATCAATGGAACTTCCATGTGGTTACTTTCGCTATATGTGGCACTTGCGGAAGAACGAGGAGTCCCACTAGAAAAACTCAATGGAACCACTCAAAATGATCTGATCAAAGAATATCTAGCACGCGGAACCTATATCTATCCTCCGAAAGAATCCATGAAAATCATCGTGGATATGTATGAGTATAGTTTACACAAAATTCCAAAATGGAATCCATCTAACATTTGTTCCTACCACTTACAAGAAGCAGGTGCAACACCTGTACAAGAACTTTCTTTTGCACTTGCAACAGCCATTGCCGTGTTAGATGCCATCAAAGAAAGGAATTGTTTTACAGCTGAAGAATTTGAACAGTGTGTAGGTCGAATTTCTTTCTTCGTTAACGCTGGAATTCGTTTTGTAGAAGAGATGTGTAAAATGCGCGCCTTCACAGAAATGTGGCAAGAAATTACTACAGAACGTTATGCAGTAAAAAATGCAAAGTATCGCGTGTTTCGGTATGGAGTACAAGTAAACTCACTGGGGCTCACTGAAGAACAACCAGAGAACAATGCATGGAGGATTCTCATCGAGTCTCTTGGTGTGACACTTTCCCGAAATGCAAGATGCCGTGCCCTCCAACTTCCGGCTTGGAACGAAGCATTATCCTTACCAAGACCTTGGGACCAACAATGGTCACTTCGATTACAACAAGTCCTTGCTTATGAAACAGACCTTCTTGAATACCCAGACATCTTCGAAGGATCAAAAGTCATTGAATCGAAAGTCAAAGCTCTGAAAGAAGAAGCCAAACTTGAAATTCAAAAGATCATTGATATGGGTGGAGCTCTTGTTGCCATCGAAAACGGTTACATGAAATCTCAACTTGTGAAATCACAAACAGAGAGACTTTCTAAAATCAATTCCAACGAACTAGTGATTGTTGGTAAAAACAAATGGACTGACGGAATCAAATCTCCTCTGATGACCGATTCTGACGGTGGTATTTTCAAAGTAGACCCAAAATCCGCAGAACAAACATTAAACGTTCTAGGAGAGGCAAAATCTCGTCGGGATGTAGCAGTTGCAAAAAAGTCTTTAGAAGACTTAAAAAAAGCAGCAAAAGAAGGGAAAAATCTAATGCCATTCTCCATTGCTTGTGCAAAAGCACTAGTAACCACAGGCGAATGGGCAGATGCACTTCGCGAAGTTTATGGAGAATACAACCCACCAACGGGTGTTGACGGCCAAAAACTCTTTTTGTCAGATGATAAAGTTTCTACTGTTCGCGGAAAAGTGGAAGCCTTTACAAAGGCAAATGGACATAGACCGAAAATTGTTGTAGGGAAACCGGGACTCGATGGCCACTCCAATGGTGCTGAGATGATTGCTGTTTCTGCAAAACACAGTGGTTTTGATGTGATTTATTCAGGGATTCGACTCTCTCCTGAAGAAATTGTACAATCTGCAGTGGAAGAAAATGCCAATGTAATTGGGCTTTCCATTCTATCTGGTTCCCATAAAGAAATCGT
This window contains:
- a CDS encoding protein meaA, with product MSAEKKEYLLVDENGQGKPDKPWIFRTYAGHTNAKASNELYRKNLSKGQTGLSIAFDLPTQCGYSSDHEVSRPEIGKVGVPINSLEDFRILFDQIPIEEMNTSMTINGTSMWLLSLYVALAEERGVPLEKLNGTTQNDLIKEYLARGTYIYPPKESMKIIVDMYEYSLHKIPKWNPSNICSYHLQEAGATPVQELSFALATAIAVLDAIKERNCFTAEEFEQCVGRISFFVNAGIRFVEEMCKMRAFTEMWQEITTERYAVKNAKYRVFRYGVQVNSLGLTEEQPENNAWRILIESLGVTLSRNARCRALQLPAWNEALSLPRPWDQQWSLRLQQVLAYETDLLEYPDIFEGSKVIESKVKALKEEAKLEIQKIIDMGGALVAIENGYMKSQLVKSQTERLSKINSNELVIVGKNKWTDGIKSPLMTDSDGGIFKVDPKSAEQTLNVLGEAKSRRDVAVAKKSLEDLKKAAKEGKNLMPFSIACAKALVTTGEWADALREVYGEYNPPTGVDGQKLFLSDDKVSTVRGKVEAFTKANGHRPKIVVGKPGLDGHSNGAEMIAVSAKHSGFDVIYSGIRLSPEEIVQSAVEENANVIGLSILSGSHKEIVKQLFDELAHYKAKIPVVIGGIIPESDFDELKKMGIREIFTPKDYDLMSIMEKIIDIVSVEPALV